From the genome of uncultured Pseudodesulfovibrio sp., one region includes:
- the ilvN gene encoding acetolactate synthase small subunit, giving the protein MCKQTVIELSVNNHPGVMSHICGLFARRAYNVEGIACMPVNGGQTSKIWLLVDADDRLDQMIKQVDKLEDVLIVERYDSGHPVFAKMAEFVQ; this is encoded by the coding sequence ATGTGTAAGCAGACCGTCATCGAGTTGTCCGTGAACAACCATCCCGGCGTTATGTCCCATATCTGCGGCCTGTTTGCGCGACGCGCCTACAACGTGGAGGGTATTGCCTGCATGCCGGTCAACGGCGGGCAGACCAGTAAGATCTGGCTTTTGGTGGATGCTGACGACCGGTTGGATCAGATGATCAAACAGGTGGACAAGCTGGAGGATGTGCTCATTGTCGAGCGCTACGACAGCGGACATCCGGTCTTCGCCAAGATGGCCGAATTCGTCCAATAA
- the nifU gene encoding Fe-S cluster assembly protein NifU, with protein MWEYTDKVKDHFLNPRNAGKLEDADGVGEVGSLACGDALTLYIKVDDEGKISDAKFQTFGCASAIASSSALTELLIGKTVEEAEKITNKDIAEYLGGLPREKMHCSVMGQEALEQAIKNMRGEAPSKAEHSHEGELICECFGVFDEEILEAIKVNDLKTVEDVTNFTKAGGGCGKCIPDLERLLAEAHGEGVCPTPSSKPAFPAEGMTNIQRMHLIETVIDEDIRPKLNADGGNIELVDIDRDTVVVRFLGMCSGCPSSQATLNNLVESSLKEKVDPNLKVREG; from the coding sequence ATGTGGGAATATACCGACAAAGTTAAGGACCACTTCCTGAACCCGCGCAACGCGGGAAAACTCGAAGACGCAGACGGAGTAGGCGAAGTCGGCTCCCTGGCCTGCGGCGATGCACTGACCCTGTACATCAAGGTCGACGACGAAGGGAAAATCAGCGACGCAAAGTTCCAGACCTTCGGCTGCGCCAGCGCCATCGCCTCCAGTTCCGCACTGACCGAACTCCTCATCGGCAAGACCGTCGAAGAGGCGGAAAAGATCACCAACAAAGACATCGCCGAATATCTGGGCGGGCTGCCCAGGGAAAAGATGCACTGCTCGGTCATGGGCCAGGAAGCTCTGGAGCAGGCCATCAAGAACATGCGCGGCGAGGCCCCTTCCAAGGCCGAACACTCCCATGAGGGCGAGCTCATCTGCGAATGCTTCGGCGTTTTCGATGAGGAGATCCTTGAAGCCATCAAGGTCAACGATCTGAAAACCGTTGAAGACGTGACCAACTTCACCAAGGCCGGCGGCGGCTGCGGCAAGTGCATCCCGGACCTGGAGCGTCTCCTTGCCGAGGCGCACGGTGAAGGAGTCTGCCCCACTCCGTCCAGCAAGCCCGCTTTTCCGGCCGAGGGCATGACCAACATCCAGCGCATGCACCTCATCGAGACGGTCATTGACGAAGACATCCGCCCCAAACTCAACGCAGACGGCGGCAACATCGAGTTGGTCGACATCGACCGCGACACGGTTGTTGTGCGCTTCCTGGGCATGTGCTCCGGCTGCCCGTCCAGCCAGGCGACCCTCAACAACCTGGTCGAGTCCAGCCTGAAGGAAAAGGTCGATCCCAACCTGAAGGTTCGGGAGGGCTGA
- the ilvB gene encoding acetolactate synthase large subunit, protein MKMSGAEIIIKLLERQGVRTIAGIPGGANLPLYDALGQHGKIKHILTRHEQGAGFIAQGMARVTGKPAVFFATSGPGATNTLTAIADAKLDSIPIICITGQVPLSMIGTDAFQEVDTYGLSVPITKHNFLVRSAEDLLRVIPEAFRIAASGRPGPVVVDVPKDVQMAEVEFDQWPEPGIPDETPELFKGEIEHAAAMINRAEKPIFYLGGGVIQSDSTVQALAVAEKGSIPSAMTLMGLGAIPTGHPLNLGMLGMHAARYTNLALEECDLLIAVGVRFDDRATGKVSEFCPNAKIIHMDIDPSELDKIKTAHASVRGDVADVLKALLPHIERKNRTRWNSRIESLKAAHPMIVPGADDPTSPYGVILKAAELAGDQAIVCTDVGQHQMRTAQVYPFTQPRHWLTSGGLGTMGFGMPAALGAALAAPDKPVICFSGDGSIMMNIQDLATAMEYDIPVKIILTNNNALGLVRQQQDLFYGKRYVASDYCKCVDFIKIADGFGINTYDLGNCEDPEGTLAQALAEPGPALIHVPVSPDEPVYPMVAPGAANSQMIGGESHV, encoded by the coding sequence ATGAAAATGTCAGGTGCGGAAATAATCATTAAATTGCTGGAGCGGCAGGGTGTGCGGACCATTGCCGGCATCCCGGGTGGGGCCAATCTGCCTCTCTATGACGCCCTGGGGCAACACGGCAAGATCAAACACATTCTGACCCGGCATGAACAGGGAGCCGGGTTCATCGCCCAGGGCATGGCCCGTGTCACGGGCAAGCCCGCGGTCTTCTTCGCCACGTCGGGGCCGGGCGCTACCAACACCCTGACGGCCATAGCCGACGCCAAACTCGATTCCATCCCGATAATCTGCATCACCGGTCAGGTGCCGCTGTCCATGATCGGCACCGACGCCTTTCAGGAGGTCGACACTTACGGCTTGTCCGTGCCCATCACCAAGCATAACTTTCTGGTGCGGTCCGCCGAGGACCTGCTGCGGGTCATCCCCGAGGCCTTTCGTATCGCTGCCAGCGGTCGTCCCGGCCCAGTGGTCGTCGACGTGCCCAAGGACGTGCAGATGGCTGAAGTCGAGTTTGACCAGTGGCCCGAACCTGGCATACCGGACGAGACCCCAGAGCTGTTCAAGGGCGAGATCGAGCATGCTGCGGCCATGATCAACCGTGCCGAAAAGCCCATTTTTTATCTCGGCGGCGGCGTGATCCAGTCTGATTCGACCGTTCAGGCCCTGGCCGTGGCCGAGAAGGGGAGCATTCCGTCGGCTATGACCCTCATGGGGTTGGGAGCCATACCTACGGGACACCCGCTTAACCTCGGCATGCTCGGTATGCATGCGGCCCGGTACACCAATCTGGCTCTGGAAGAGTGTGACCTGCTTATCGCCGTGGGCGTGCGCTTCGACGACCGCGCCACAGGCAAGGTCTCGGAATTCTGTCCCAACGCCAAAATCATCCACATGGACATCGACCCGAGTGAGCTGGACAAGATCAAGACGGCCCATGCATCCGTCCGTGGCGATGTGGCAGACGTGCTCAAGGCGTTGCTGCCGCACATTGAACGGAAGAACCGGACTCGCTGGAACAGCCGAATCGAGTCGCTCAAGGCCGCTCATCCCATGATTGTTCCCGGTGCGGACGATCCGACTTCGCCTTACGGTGTCATCCTCAAGGCCGCCGAACTGGCCGGTGATCAGGCTATTGTCTGTACGGACGTGGGCCAGCACCAGATGCGCACCGCTCAGGTCTATCCCTTCACGCAACCTCGCCACTGGCTGACCTCCGGCGGTCTGGGCACCATGGGATTCGGTATGCCCGCCGCCCTTGGTGCGGCACTGGCCGCGCCGGACAAGCCGGTCATCTGCTTCTCGGGCGACGGCTCCATCATGATGAACATCCAGGACCTGGCAACGGCCATGGAATATGACATCCCGGTCAAGATTATCCTGACCAACAACAATGCCCTGGGTCTCGTTCGCCAGCAGCAGGATCTTTTTTACGGCAAGCGGTACGTCGCATCTGATTATTGCAAATGTGTCGATTTTATTAAGATCGCCGACGGATTCGGGATCAACACCTATGATCTCGGCAATTGCGAGGACCCCGAAGGAACCTTGGCTCAGGCTCTCGCCGAGCCCGGGCCGGCGCTGATTCATGTACCCGTCAGTCCTGATGAGCCCGTCTATCCCATGGTGGCCCCGGGTGCGGCCAATTCCCAAATGATCGGAGGTGAGAGCCATGTGTAA
- a CDS encoding DUF493 family protein: MSDKSKQFKQVLDEHHEWPCPYIHKFIVPADSLDRFQELFASEKLETRQSRTGKYTSVTIVSTMCSADEVMAVYEKAAQIPGVMSL; the protein is encoded by the coding sequence ATGTCCGACAAATCAAAACAATTCAAGCAGGTTCTTGACGAACACCATGAATGGCCCTGTCCATACATCCATAAATTCATCGTCCCTGCTGACAGTCTCGACCGTTTCCAGGAGCTTTTCGCATCTGAGAAACTCGAGACCCGTCAGTCCAGGACAGGAAAATATACCAGCGTGACAATAGTTTCGACCATGTGCTCCGCGGATGAGGTCATGGCCGTTTACGAAAAAGCGGCTCAGATTCCGGGGGTCATGTCGCTCTAA
- a CDS encoding Hsp20/alpha crystallin family protein: MADLKGWSRNEISRMRSDVDRLFDDLCADFNLPSMFCRMAGDLTLEEEGETLVVRLELGTMDPDDVHVSVMDRKLSIVAETRESGPSHTSTHSFHKDLRLPCRIDTGGVSAEFSDGVLVVRLPKCSLQSGQKIAISRK; the protein is encoded by the coding sequence ATGGCTGATTTGAAAGGATGGAGCCGTAACGAGATCTCGCGCATGCGCAGCGACGTGGACCGGCTCTTTGACGATCTGTGCGCGGACTTCAACCTGCCGTCCATGTTCTGCCGCATGGCAGGCGATCTTACCCTTGAGGAAGAAGGGGAGACCCTGGTGGTCAGGCTGGAACTGGGCACAATGGACCCGGATGACGTTCATGTCTCGGTGATGGATCGAAAATTGTCCATCGTGGCCGAGACCCGTGAGTCCGGACCGAGTCATACCAGCACCCATAGCTTCCACAAGGATCTGCGCCTGCCGTGCCGCATCGATACAGGCGGCGTAAGCGCCGAGTTCTCGGACGGCGTACTTGTGGTCAGGCTTCCCAAATGCTCGCTCCAGTCGGGGCAGAAAATCGCAATTTCCCGGAAATAA
- a CDS encoding EAL domain-containing protein has product MSDMVDVLVVDDERINLKLVEGILRGQNLNLIMATSGAEALKMIPDHDFAVALLDVMMPGMDGFELAERIRSSEATRNIPIIFITAISKEQQHVFHGYELGAVDYLFKPVEPEILRGKTNIFAELHRHKRSLMETTRRLEVTVAELKASKEALAQSEERYRMVADYNYDWESWIGPDGKPRYISPSCKRISGYPPEQFLEEPGFMERLVHQDDLSRWIQFMQDDTVGDEESLDFRISDINAKTKWLSMVRHSIFSEDGAPLGIRLSMRDVTNRKLIESKLKHSAFHDTLTGLPNRALFLERLNRAAERCSRTGEHFAVLFINMDRFQAVNDHYGHSVGDKLMVRLGVKLQRTVRSIDTVARFGGDEFGVLLEDIPRKSEVRTLIRSIFKAIKEPVDVDGITFSLSASIGYDIGSSSDIDSEEVVHNAQVAMNEAKEEGKNRITAYDKRMREGMVNVLAVETELNRALEAREFTAHYQPIVNLADGSLYGFEALARWEHPERGLVSPGEFIPVAEETGQIVTLGAQILEEACTAMQGWTRLYPSAEKLTMAVNISAKQFAESTLAGNVEKILKRSGLRPDRLKLEITETVVMLDALKSVNQLKALKNLGILLSIDDFGTGYSSMSYLQKFPTDQLKIDLSFVQRMESTPENIEIIRAIVNMAHSLRLRVVAEGIETERQRDLLYSLQCDYGQGYLYSRPLPKNEAEEFVKDSE; this is encoded by the coding sequence ATGAGTGATATGGTTGACGTACTGGTCGTCGACGACGAACGAATCAATCTGAAGCTGGTGGAGGGGATTCTGCGTGGGCAGAACCTCAACCTGATCATGGCCACGTCGGGAGCCGAGGCCTTGAAGATGATTCCGGACCATGACTTTGCCGTGGCGCTGCTTGACGTCATGATGCCGGGCATGGACGGCTTCGAGTTGGCCGAACGGATTCGGAGCTCGGAAGCTACCCGCAATATCCCCATCATTTTCATTACTGCGATAAGCAAGGAGCAACAGCACGTCTTTCACGGGTACGAACTGGGCGCGGTGGATTATCTTTTCAAGCCTGTGGAACCGGAAATCCTTCGGGGCAAGACCAACATCTTTGCTGAGCTGCACCGGCACAAACGGTCGTTGATGGAAACCACCCGGCGTTTGGAGGTCACGGTTGCTGAACTCAAGGCCTCCAAGGAGGCCCTGGCCCAGTCCGAGGAGCGCTATCGCATGGTGGCCGACTACAACTACGACTGGGAGAGTTGGATCGGTCCGGACGGCAAGCCCCGGTATATTTCTCCATCCTGCAAGCGGATCAGCGGTTATCCGCCCGAGCAGTTCCTCGAAGAACCCGGTTTCATGGAGCGTCTCGTACATCAGGACGATCTTAGCCGGTGGATTCAGTTCATGCAGGACGACACCGTGGGCGATGAAGAGAGCCTTGATTTTCGGATCAGCGACATCAACGCCAAGACCAAATGGCTCAGCATGGTTCGGCATTCCATTTTTTCGGAAGACGGCGCACCTCTCGGTATCCGGTTGAGCATGCGCGATGTCACCAATCGCAAGCTCATCGAGAGCAAGCTCAAACACAGTGCCTTTCATGATACGCTGACCGGTCTTCCCAATCGGGCCTTGTTCCTGGAGCGGTTGAACCGGGCGGCGGAGCGGTGTTCACGTACCGGTGAGCATTTTGCGGTTCTCTTCATCAATATGGACCGTTTTCAGGCAGTCAACGATCACTACGGGCACAGCGTGGGCGACAAGCTCATGGTTCGGCTCGGCGTCAAGCTACAGCGAACAGTCCGGTCCATCGACACGGTAGCCCGTTTCGGTGGTGACGAATTCGGGGTACTCCTCGAGGATATTCCCAGAAAAAGCGAGGTCAGGACCCTCATCCGCAGCATATTCAAGGCCATAAAGGAGCCGGTGGATGTGGACGGCATCACGTTCTCCCTTTCGGCCAGCATTGGCTACGATATCGGGTCCAGTTCGGACATAGACTCCGAGGAGGTCGTGCACAACGCCCAGGTGGCTATGAACGAGGCCAAGGAAGAGGGCAAAAACCGGATCACGGCCTATGACAAACGCATGCGTGAAGGCATGGTCAATGTCCTTGCCGTGGAGACCGAATTGAATCGCGCCCTCGAGGCCCGCGAATTCACGGCCCATTACCAACCCATCGTCAATCTGGCCGACGGCAGCCTGTACGGTTTCGAAGCGCTGGCTCGGTGGGAGCACCCCGAACGAGGTCTGGTCAGCCCCGGTGAATTCATTCCCGTTGCCGAAGAGACCGGGCAGATCGTGACGCTCGGCGCGCAGATCCTGGAAGAGGCCTGCACAGCCATGCAGGGCTGGACCCGTCTCTATCCGTCTGCGGAGAAACTGACCATGGCCGTGAACATCTCGGCCAAACAATTTGCGGAAAGCACTCTTGCGGGCAATGTGGAGAAAATCCTCAAAAGGTCCGGGCTGCGTCCAGACCGGTTGAAGCTGGAGATTACGGAGACGGTTGTCATGCTGGACGCCCTGAAATCCGTCAATCAGCTGAAGGCTTTGAAAAATTTGGGTATCCTGCTGTCCATCGACGACTTCGGGACCGGGTATTCGTCCATGAGCTATCTGCAGAAATTCCCCACGGACCAGCTCAAGATCGACTTGAGTTTTGTCCAGCGTATGGAATCCACCCCGGAAAACATCGAAATCATCCGGGCCATCGTGAATATGGCCCATTCCCTGCGGTTGCGGGTAGTGGCCGAGGGCATCGAGACGGAGCGCCAAAGGGACTTGCTTTATTCCCTGCAATGCGATTACGGTCAGGGCTACTTGTATTCACGGCCGCTTCCCAAGAATGAGGCCGAAGAGTTCGTCAAGGATTCCGAGTAG
- the nifS gene encoding cysteine desulfurase NifS: protein MDTIYLDNNATTQVDPIVFEAIKPYFTELYGNPSSMHRFGGQVGTTIKEARASVANLLGCEPEEIIFTSCGSESDNTAIRSALNARPDRRHIITTAVEHPAILSLCKYLEKKDGYEVTYLGTDESGRLDLEEYKAALRPDTAIVSVMWANNETGNIYPIEEMAKIAKEHDVFFHTDAVQAVGKVDIDLSKAPVDMLSLSGHKLHAPKGVGALFVRKRLPFRPFLIGGHQERSRRAGTENTTGIIALGKACELAREHMVEENTEVKRLRDKLEKGLLEAVPDTKLNGDPEHRLPNTSNISFGYVEGEAILLMMDQVGIAASSGSACTSGSLEPSHVLRAMGVPFTFAHGSIRFSLSRFNTEKEIDFVIETLPPIIENLRKLSPFSAEKQAPACAKSFSE from the coding sequence ATGGACACCATTTATCTGGACAACAACGCCACCACCCAGGTGGACCCGATCGTTTTCGAGGCTATCAAGCCCTATTTCACCGAATTGTACGGCAACCCTTCCTCCATGCACCGCTTTGGCGGCCAGGTTGGGACCACGATCAAAGAGGCGCGCGCTTCGGTGGCCAATCTTCTCGGCTGTGAGCCCGAGGAAATCATCTTCACCTCCTGCGGCTCCGAATCCGACAACACGGCCATCCGCTCCGCGCTGAACGCACGGCCCGACCGGCGCCACATCATCACCACCGCGGTGGAGCATCCGGCCATTCTGAGCCTGTGCAAATATCTCGAGAAAAAAGACGGTTACGAGGTCACATACCTCGGCACCGACGAGTCCGGACGCCTGGACCTCGAAGAGTACAAAGCCGCCCTGCGCCCGGATACCGCCATTGTCTCGGTCATGTGGGCCAACAACGAGACCGGCAACATCTATCCCATCGAAGAGATGGCCAAGATCGCCAAAGAGCACGACGTCTTCTTCCACACCGACGCCGTCCAGGCCGTGGGCAAGGTGGACATCGACCTGTCCAAGGCTCCGGTAGACATGCTCTCCCTATCCGGTCACAAGCTCCACGCACCCAAAGGTGTCGGCGCGCTGTTCGTCCGCAAGCGTCTGCCCTTCCGTCCCTTCCTTATTGGCGGGCACCAGGAGCGCAGCCGACGCGCGGGTACCGAGAACACCACGGGCATCATTGCCCTGGGCAAGGCCTGCGAACTGGCCCGCGAGCACATGGTCGAGGAGAACACCGAGGTCAAGCGCCTGCGCGACAAGCTCGAAAAAGGTTTGCTCGAAGCGGTACCGGACACCAAGCTGAACGGCGACCCGGAACACCGGCTGCCCAACACCTCGAACATCTCTTTCGGCTACGTGGAAGGCGAGGCCATCCTGCTGATGATGGATCAGGTCGGCATTGCGGCCAGCTCCGGCTCGGCCTGCACTTCGGGCAGCCTGGAGCCGTCCCACGTGCTGCGTGCCATGGGCGTGCCCTTCACTTTTGCCCACGGGTCCATCCGTTTCTCCCTGAGCCGGTTCAACACAGAGAAGGAGATCGACTTCGTGATCGAAACCCTGCCGCCCATCATCGAGAACCTGCGTAAACTTTCGCCCTTTTCGGCGGAAAAGCAGGCCCCGGCCTGCGCTAAAAGCTTTTCGGAGTAA
- a CDS encoding NAD(P)H-dependent oxidoreductase: MRILLILAHPDPNSFNHALAAAALDSLKQNGHEAICHDLYAEGFDPLLPAVEIARGATLSGNISQHCEDTASADGVIIVHPNWWGMPPAILTGWVDRIMRPGTAYEFVGEDGGEGVPVGLLKAEKAIVFNTSNTEANREDAIFGDPLERIWKDCVFGLCGVQDVTRRMFRIVCTSTLEKRLAWLDEAARIVTETFPPEA, translated from the coding sequence ATGCGAATACTTCTGATACTGGCCCACCCGGACCCGAACAGCTTCAACCACGCCCTGGCCGCCGCAGCGCTCGACTCGCTCAAGCAAAACGGCCATGAAGCGATCTGCCACGATCTCTATGCCGAAGGGTTTGACCCTTTGCTGCCTGCCGTCGAAATCGCTCGGGGAGCCACTCTCTCCGGCAATATTTCCCAACACTGCGAAGATACGGCCTCGGCCGACGGCGTGATCATCGTGCATCCCAACTGGTGGGGCATGCCCCCGGCCATACTGACAGGATGGGTCGATCGGATCATGCGGCCGGGGACGGCCTACGAGTTCGTAGGGGAAGATGGCGGCGAAGGCGTTCCCGTGGGCCTGCTCAAGGCGGAAAAGGCCATCGTGTTCAACACGTCAAACACCGAGGCAAATCGTGAGGACGCAATCTTCGGTGATCCGTTGGAGCGGATCTGGAAAGACTGCGTCTTCGGGCTGTGTGGGGTACAGGACGTCACTCGGCGCATGTTCCGGATCGTCTGCACCTCCACGCTCGAAAAACGGCTCGCATGGCTTGACGAAGCAGCTCGGATCGTGACGGAAACGTTCCCGCCAGAGGCGTGA
- a CDS encoding ATP-binding protein, with translation MAKKNTTFEVPVDKLKWTPGPDQLSIKTTDDLKPQKDIIGQKRGVEAFRFGLGMLKKGYNIFVTGQPGTGRLSTVRKLLGEMGDGRATPSDICYVNNFKHPEAPILLRFEPGQGDRFKKDMQKFLDNIKREVPQLFESEEYIARKNQIAEAHEKKVMGFYKAIEDQVKDTGLVVVRMQMGPIQRPDVVPLVDGEPKRMIELEELVDKGRFPRDEYEKLRDKRLELKEQIDHIVQELKELQKEVGEKHREVDRLMFLALAQEFVTPVREEYPDEKISKYLDSVLDNMVEDLDSIKALGSGGQPGPIPGMVMPGPSAEMVFQPYQVNLLVDNAETQGPPVIVESYPTYRNLFGSIERVMDRMGGWHTDYTKIKAGSFVKANGGYLVINLMDAIMEPGVWQTLKRALKTEKIEIETFDPYYFISATGLKPEPIEMAVKVVVLGSPYLYAMLRNYDEDVPKIFKVRADYESSMDVTDESVLEVARFVKAEVDRNGLKPFDLSGVTAVLEEGVRWAGRQEKITTSFPGLGDLLSEADYFAGLADSKTVTGEHVIEAIEAKVYRSNQVEERLQEMIDRGSLFVDTDGEVAGQVNGLAVYSLGDYMFGKPSRITAVTSIGKEGIINIEREADMSGPTHNKGMLILSGFLRNRFAQDKPLSLAASIAFEQSYGGIDGDSASSTELYALLSSLSGVPIRQYIAVTGSVNQYGEVQPIGGVNQKIEGFFLCCKHAGLTGKQGVMIPSPNVKDLMLRDEVIDAVKEGKFHIWSVKTIDEGIEILTGMKAGVRKADGTYPDKTINKLVDEKLRGLADKLAAFGKDEKDEKKSTTKKTTKSKPAKK, from the coding sequence ATGGCCAAAAAAAACACTACATTCGAAGTTCCCGTCGACAAGCTCAAGTGGACCCCGGGCCCTGATCAACTATCCATCAAGACCACAGACGACCTGAAGCCCCAAAAGGACATCATTGGCCAGAAGCGCGGCGTTGAGGCCTTCCGTTTCGGGCTCGGCATGCTCAAAAAGGGGTACAATATATTCGTCACGGGCCAACCCGGCACCGGACGCCTGTCCACGGTGCGCAAGCTCCTGGGAGAAATGGGCGACGGGCGCGCAACGCCCAGCGACATCTGCTACGTGAACAACTTCAAGCATCCCGAAGCGCCGATTCTGCTTCGTTTCGAGCCGGGGCAGGGCGATCGCTTCAAGAAGGACATGCAGAAGTTTTTGGACAACATCAAACGGGAAGTTCCTCAGCTCTTCGAGAGCGAGGAATACATTGCCCGCAAGAACCAGATCGCAGAGGCTCATGAGAAAAAGGTCATGGGTTTCTACAAGGCTATCGAGGACCAGGTGAAGGACACCGGTCTTGTCGTGGTTCGCATGCAGATGGGGCCCATCCAGCGTCCGGACGTTGTTCCGCTGGTGGACGGCGAGCCCAAACGCATGATCGAACTGGAAGAACTGGTCGACAAGGGCCGCTTCCCCAGAGACGAATACGAGAAGCTGCGCGACAAGCGGCTGGAACTCAAGGAACAGATCGATCACATTGTCCAGGAACTCAAGGAACTCCAGAAAGAGGTCGGCGAGAAGCACCGTGAAGTGGACCGGCTCATGTTCCTGGCCCTGGCACAGGAGTTCGTCACACCTGTGCGCGAGGAGTATCCGGATGAAAAGATATCCAAATATCTGGATTCCGTGCTCGACAATATGGTCGAGGATCTGGACTCCATCAAGGCTCTTGGGAGCGGGGGGCAACCCGGCCCGATACCGGGCATGGTCATGCCCGGCCCCTCGGCGGAAATGGTCTTCCAGCCTTATCAGGTCAATCTGCTGGTAGATAACGCCGAGACGCAGGGGCCACCGGTCATCGTGGAATCCTATCCCACGTACCGCAACCTGTTCGGCTCCATCGAGCGGGTCATGGACCGAATGGGCGGCTGGCACACCGACTACACCAAGATCAAGGCCGGTTCCTTCGTCAAGGCCAACGGCGGCTATCTGGTCATCAACTTGATGGACGCCATCATGGAGCCCGGTGTCTGGCAGACCCTGAAGCGGGCGCTCAAGACGGAGAAGATCGAGATCGAGACATTCGATCCGTATTACTTTATCAGCGCAACCGGATTGAAACCCGAACCCATCGAGATGGCCGTCAAGGTCGTCGTGCTCGGCAGCCCGTATCTCTACGCCATGCTGCGCAACTACGACGAAGATGTGCCCAAGATCTTCAAGGTCAGGGCGGACTACGAGTCGAGCATGGACGTGACCGACGAATCGGTGCTGGAAGTGGCCCGTTTCGTCAAGGCGGAGGTCGACCGCAACGGGCTCAAGCCGTTCGATCTGTCCGGCGTGACCGCCGTGCTCGAAGAGGGCGTCCGCTGGGCGGGACGCCAGGAGAAGATCACCACCTCCTTCCCGGGGTTGGGCGACCTCTTGAGCGAGGCCGACTACTTTGCCGGTCTGGCCGATTCCAAGACGGTCACGGGCGAACACGTCATCGAGGCCATCGAAGCCAAGGTCTATCGTTCCAATCAGGTGGAGGAACGCCTCCAGGAGATGATCGACAGGGGCAGCCTGTTCGTGGACACGGACGGGGAGGTCGCGGGGCAGGTCAATGGCTTGGCCGTGTATTCCTTAGGTGACTATATGTTTGGTAAACCTTCAAGAATCACGGCGGTTACGTCGATCGGCAAGGAAGGCATCATCAATATCGAGCGCGAGGCGGATATGTCCGGGCCGACCCACAACAAGGGCATGCTCATCCTGTCCGGCTTCCTGCGCAATCGGTTTGCTCAGGACAAACCCTTGTCCCTGGCGGCCAGCATCGCCTTCGAGCAGTCCTATGGCGGCATCGACGGCGACTCTGCATCGTCCACAGAGCTTTACGCGCTGTTGTCGAGTCTGTCCGGGGTACCTATCCGTCAGTATATCGCGGTCACCGGTTCCGTGAACCAGTACGGCGAAGTCCAGCCCATCGGTGGTGTGAACCAGAAGATCGAAGGGTTCTTCCTGTGCTGCAAGCACGCGGGCCTGACAGGGAAGCAGGGCGTCATGATCCCGTCCCCCAACGTCAAGGACCTGATGCTGCGTGACGAGGTCATCGACGCGGTCAAGGAAGGCAAGTTCCACATTTGGTCCGTAAAGACCATTGATGAGGGCATTGAGATACTGACAGGCATGAAGGCGGGCGTCCGCAAGGCTGATGGCACCTACCCCGACAAGACCATCAACAAGCTGGTGGACGAAAAGTTGCGGGGTTTGGCCGACAAGCTGGCCGCCTTTGGCAAGGATGAAAAGGACGAGAAAAAGTCCACAACCAAGAAAACGACCAAGAGCAAGCCCGCCAAGAAGTAG